In Blautia wexlerae DSM 19850, a single window of DNA contains:
- the smc gene encoding chromosome segregation protein SMC, whose protein sequence is MYLKNIEVQGFKSFAQKINFEFHNGITGIVGPNGSGKSNVGDAVRWVLGEQSARSLRGGNMQDVIFSGTETRKPLGYASVAITLDNSDHKLPVDFNEVTVTRRLYRSGESEYKINGSACRLKDINEMFYDTGIGKEGYSIIGQGQIDRILSGKPEERRELFDEAAGIVKFKRRKNTTIKKLEEERQNLVRVTDILSELTRQLEPLEKQSETARVYLSKRETLKELDVNMFLMEYAAAAKELKELEEKNIIAQNQLKDTQSSYDRTKVEYERLEQELEDLNSKMDALRISGQEQAIRKQQLEGQINVLNEQILAGAQNEEHYKGRIQTIEAELSVRTDSKKKLEEEKTDIYAQLKAVRKKLSEEEEKLRTAQENMEACTLEVENGKNEIIEILNSRANVKGKAQRFDAMMEQAEIRKAEISQRILRLKSEEEEQQTILTTARKQYDEITSQIENANEECEHLNLSVMKIQEKLKEQNTKLEAEQTAYHREASRLDSLRNIAERYDGYGNSIRRVMEQKERVPGIQGVVADLIQVNKDYEIAIETALGGSIQNIVTDNEQTAKTMIEFLKKNRYGRATFLPMSSISPRGEFTPKEALKEPGVVGIASELVSVASQYQQITKFLLGRVLVVDNIDHAIAIGKKYRHSLRMVTTEGESLSPGGSMTGGAFRNNSNLLGRRREIEELETKVNQLKQNLTEMQNAVEENKNQRNRLRDAIAGFQERLRQKYIEQNTARMNIKQQEKKAEEIRSGYAQINRDQAEIKRQVMEIRQDHDRISRELENSKQDEKELESFIEAKQSELDEWKEEEKKITRELEEIRLQSSALEQKEKFDQENLSRLKAEITAFMTEKEDIYQSLAHSSEEMEKKQEMITQLKKESEESVLHEEQAQMQLKNLQKEKESRTSQHKDFFEKRDYLSGQIGLLDKECYRLQGQMDKLEENREERIAYMWSEYEITPNNAVSYRKEELTDLSQMKRQAAQIKDDIRKLGPVNVNAIEDYKELLERHTFLSGQYEDLVTAEKTLEQIIQELDEGMRKQFSEKFGEIQKEFDKAFKELFGGGKGTLELDEEADILEAGIKIISQPPGKKLQNMMQLSGGEKALTAIALLFAIQNLKPSPFCLLDEIEAALDDSNVGRFAGYLQKLTKNTQFIIITHRRGTMNAADRLYGITMQEKGVSTLVSVDLVENQLTQ, encoded by the coding sequence ATGTATTTAAAGAATATAGAGGTACAGGGATTTAAGTCTTTCGCCCAGAAGATCAATTTTGAATTTCATAACGGGATCACCGGTATTGTAGGTCCGAACGGAAGTGGAAAGAGCAATGTCGGTGATGCGGTGAGATGGGTGCTGGGTGAACAGAGTGCCAGATCTCTGCGAGGAGGAAATATGCAGGATGTTATTTTCTCCGGTACAGAGACAAGAAAACCCCTGGGTTATGCATCGGTGGCGATCACACTGGATAATTCAGACCATAAGCTTCCGGTTGATTTTAACGAGGTTACGGTTACCAGAAGGCTTTACCGTTCAGGAGAGAGTGAATATAAGATCAACGGAAGTGCCTGCAGACTGAAAGATATCAATGAGATGTTTTATGATACAGGTATCGGTAAAGAAGGATATTCCATTATCGGACAGGGACAGATCGACAGGATCCTAAGCGGTAAACCGGAAGAGAGAAGAGAGCTTTTTGATGAGGCAGCAGGTATTGTTAAATTTAAGAGAAGAAAGAATACCACGATCAAAAAACTGGAGGAAGAACGCCAGAACCTGGTCAGAGTGACAGATATCCTCTCGGAGCTTACCAGACAGCTGGAACCACTGGAGAAACAGTCAGAGACAGCAAGAGTTTATCTTTCCAAAAGAGAGACTCTTAAGGAACTGGATGTGAATATGTTCCTGATGGAGTATGCTGCTGCAGCCAAAGAACTCAAGGAACTGGAAGAGAAGAACATAATTGCGCAGAATCAGCTGAAGGATACCCAGAGTTCCTATGACCGGACCAAGGTGGAATATGAACGTCTGGAACAGGAGTTGGAAGATTTAAATTCCAAAATGGATGCACTTCGCATTTCCGGCCAGGAGCAGGCAATCCGTAAACAGCAGCTGGAAGGCCAGATCAATGTATTAAATGAGCAGATACTGGCAGGGGCACAGAATGAAGAGCATTATAAGGGACGTATCCAGACTATTGAGGCTGAACTTTCAGTAAGAACAGATTCAAAGAAGAAACTTGAAGAAGAAAAAACGGATATTTATGCACAGTTAAAGGCTGTCCGTAAGAAACTTTCTGAGGAAGAAGAGAAATTAAGGACAGCACAGGAGAATATGGAAGCCTGTACTCTCGAAGTGGAGAATGGCAAAAATGAGATCATTGAAATTCTGAACAGCCGCGCCAATGTCAAGGGTAAAGCCCAGAGATTTGATGCAATGATGGAACAGGCAGAAATCCGTAAGGCAGAGATCAGCCAGCGTATTCTCAGACTGAAGAGTGAAGAGGAAGAGCAGCAGACCATTCTGACTACAGCCCGGAAACAGTATGATGAGATTACATCCCAGATTGAAAATGCCAATGAGGAATGTGAACATCTGAATCTGAGTGTGATGAAGATTCAGGAAAAGCTGAAGGAACAGAACACAAAGCTGGAAGCAGAACAGACAGCCTATCACAGAGAGGCATCCCGGCTGGATTCTCTCAGAAATATCGCGGAGCGCTATGATGGATACGGAAACAGTATCCGGAGAGTTATGGAACAAAAAGAACGTGTTCCGGGAATCCAGGGTGTTGTCGCAGATCTGATCCAGGTAAACAAAGATTATGAGATCGCTATCGAGACAGCTCTTGGTGGGAGCATTCAGAATATTGTTACAGATAATGAGCAGACTGCCAAAACCATGATCGAATTTCTGAAAAAGAATCGTTATGGACGTGCGACCTTTCTTCCCATGAGCAGCATAAGTCCCAGAGGTGAGTTTACACCGAAAGAAGCACTGAAAGAGCCGGGCGTTGTGGGGATTGCCAGCGAACTGGTGTCCGTAGCTTCTCAGTATCAGCAGATCACGAAATTCCTTCTTGGAAGAGTGCTGGTAGTTGATAACATTGATCATGCCATTGCAATAGGAAAAAAATACAGACACAGTCTGAGAATGGTCACAACAGAGGGTGAATCCTTAAGCCCGGGAGGTTCCATGACCGGCGGTGCCTTCAGAAACAACAGCAATCTGCTTGGAAGACGGCGTGAAATAGAGGAACTGGAAACAAAAGTAAATCAGCTGAAGCAGAATCTGACCGAAATGCAGAATGCTGTTGAGGAAAATAAAAATCAGAGAAACAGGCTTCGTGATGCCATTGCAGGATTTCAGGAAAGACTCCGTCAGAAATATATAGAACAGAATACTGCCAGAATGAATATCAAACAGCAGGAAAAGAAAGCTGAGGAGATCCGAAGCGGATATGCGCAGATCAACAGAGATCAGGCAGAGATCAAACGCCAGGTCATGGAAATCCGGCAGGATCATGACCGGATTTCCAGGGAACTGGAGAATTCAAAGCAGGATGAGAAAGAACTGGAGAGTTTTATTGAGGCAAAGCAGTCAGAACTGGATGAATGGAAAGAAGAAGAGAAGAAAATCACCCGGGAGTTAGAAGAAATCCGTCTTCAGTCATCCGCTCTTGAACAGAAAGAGAAATTTGACCAGGAAAACCTGAGCCGTCTGAAAGCAGAAATCACAGCTTTTATGACTGAGAAAGAGGATATTTATCAGTCTCTTGCTCACAGCAGTGAAGAGATGGAAAAGAAGCAGGAGATGATCACCCAGCTAAAAAAAGAGTCGGAAGAGTCTGTCCTTCATGAAGAACAGGCACAGATGCAGCTGAAAAATCTGCAGAAGGAGAAAGAGAGCAGAACTTCTCAGCATAAAGATTTTTTTGAGAAAAGAGATTATCTGTCCGGTCAGATCGGACTTCTGGATAAGGAATGTTACCGTCTGCAGGGACAGATGGACAAGCTGGAGGAGAACAGGGAAGAGCGGATTGCCTATATGTGGTCCGAGTATGAGATTACTCCCAATAATGCTGTTTCCTACAGAAAAGAGGAACTTACTGATCTTTCGCAGATGAAGCGACAGGCAGCTCAGATTAAAGATGATATCAGAAAGCTGGGACCTGTAAATGTAAATGCTATTGAGGATTATAAGGAACTTCTGGAAAGACACACCTTTCTGTCCGGCCAGTATGAGGATTTGGTCACAGCGGAGAAAACTCTGGAACAGATCATTCAGGAGCTGGATGAGGGAATGCGGAAACAGTTTTCTGAGAAATTCGGCGAGATCCAGAAGGAATTTGACAAGGCATTTAAGGAATTGTTCGGAGGCGGAAAAGGAACTCTGGAGCTGGATGAAGAGGCAGATATCCTGGAGGCAGGAATTAAGATCATTTCCCAGCCGCCGGGAAAGAAACTGCAGAATATGATGCAGCTTTCCGGTGGGGAAAAAGCTCTGACAGCTATCGCACTTCTTTTCGCGATCCAGAATCTGAAGCCGTCACCGTTCTGTCTGCTGGATGAGATCGAGGCAGCGCTGGACGATTCCAATGTTGGGCGATTTGCCGGATATTTACAGAAGTTGACGAAAAACACACAATTTATTATAATAACCCATAGACGTGGAACTATGAATGCCGCAGACCGGCTTTATGGTATTACCATGCAGGAAAAAGGGGTATCCACACTGGTTTCCGTCGATCTGGTGGAGAATCAGCTTACCCAGTAA
- the ftsY gene encoding signal recognition particle-docking protein FtsY yields the protein MAEEKKGFFKRLVSGLAKTRDNIVAGFDSIFSGFSSIDEDFYEELEEILIMGDIGINATTSIIENLKKEVSERHIKEPMECKQLLINEIKDQMRVDSTEYEFENRRSVVLVIGVNGVGKTTSVGKLAGKLKDQGKKVILAAADTFRAAAGEQLTEWANRAGVEIIGGQAGADPASVIYDAVAAAKARNADVLLCDTAGRLHNKKNLMEELRKIYRILEREYPDAYLETLVVLDGTTGQNALAQARQFAEVANVSGIILTKLDGTAKGGIAVAIQSELDIPVKYIGVGESIDDLQKFDADAFVNALFDVDHKENPDAQD from the coding sequence ATGGCAGAAGAAAAGAAAGGTTTTTTTAAACGATTAGTCAGTGGACTGGCAAAGACCAGAGACAATATCGTGGCCGGATTTGACAGTATTTTCAGTGGTTTTTCCAGTATTGATGAAGATTTTTATGAAGAGCTGGAAGAGATTCTGATCATGGGTGATATCGGGATCAATGCGACCACTTCTATTATTGAGAATTTAAAGAAAGAGGTTTCCGAACGTCATATTAAGGAACCGATGGAATGTAAACAGCTTCTGATCAATGAGATCAAGGATCAGATGCGTGTGGACAGCACAGAGTATGAATTTGAGAACCGCAGATCCGTAGTTTTGGTGATCGGTGTCAATGGTGTCGGAAAAACCACTTCAGTAGGAAAGCTTGCAGGAAAATTAAAAGACCAGGGCAAGAAGGTTATCCTTGCAGCAGCCGATACTTTCCGCGCAGCAGCAGGAGAGCAGCTTACTGAGTGGGCGAACCGCGCAGGTGTGGAGATCATCGGCGGACAGGCAGGAGCAGATCCTGCATCTGTTATCTATGATGCGGTGGCAGCAGCCAAAGCAAGAAATGCAGACGTACTTCTCTGCGATACAGCAGGACGTCTTCATAATAAAAAGAACCTTATGGAAGAACTCCGCAAGATTTACAGGATCCTGGAGAGGGAGTATCCGGATGCATATCTGGAGACACTGGTAGTGCTGGATGGTACCACCGGACAGAATGCCCTTGCACAGGCGAGACAATTTGCGGAGGTCGCAAATGTCAGCGGTATTATCCTTACCAAGCTGGACGGAACTGCCAAGGGAGGTATTGCAGTTGCCATCCAGTCTGAACTGGATATTCCGGTGAAGTACATTGGCGTAGGAGAAAGTATTGACGATCTTCAGAAATTCGATGCAGATGCATTTGTAAATGCGTTGTTTGATGTAGACCATAAAGAAAACCCGGACGCTCAAGATTAG
- the ilvA gene encoding threonine ammonia-lyase encodes MLTLESFEQASEIVKQVTQETKLIKSSYFSELTGNKVYLKPENMQRTGAYKVRGAYYKISTLSDEERNKGLITASAGNHAQGVAYAAHKYGVKAVIVMPTTTPLIKVERTKSYGAEVILHGDVYDEACAHALELAEKEGYTFIHPFDDPAVATGQGTIAMEIVQELPLVDYILVPIGGGGLATGVSTLAKLLNPHIKVIGVEPAGAACMKASLKKGEVVTLPHVNTIADGTAVQTPGKKIFPYIQKNLDDIITIEDDELIVAFLDMVENHKMIVENSGLLTVAALRHLDVKGKKIVSILSGGNMDVITMSSVVQHGLIQRDRIFTVSVLIPDKPGELVRVASVIARAQGNVIKLDHNQFVSTNRNAAVELKITLEAFGTDHKNEIVKALEDAGCRPKVIRPSL; translated from the coding sequence ATGCTTACTTTAGAGAGTTTTGAACAGGCATCAGAGATCGTAAAACAGGTCACACAGGAAACAAAGCTGATCAAGAGCAGCTATTTCAGTGAACTTACAGGAAATAAGGTTTATTTAAAACCGGAAAATATGCAGCGTACAGGTGCATATAAGGTTCGTGGTGCCTATTATAAGATCAGCACTCTTTCCGATGAAGAGAGAAATAAAGGTCTGATCACAGCATCCGCCGGAAATCATGCACAGGGTGTTGCCTATGCTGCGCATAAATATGGTGTGAAGGCAGTGATCGTTATGCCTACCACAACTCCGCTGATCAAGGTTGAGAGAACAAAGAGTTACGGTGCAGAGGTTATCCTGCATGGTGATGTATATGATGAGGCATGTGCACATGCACTGGAACTTGCTGAGAAAGAGGGATATACCTTTATCCATCCTTTCGATGATCCGGCAGTTGCCACAGGGCAGGGTACCATTGCAATGGAGATCGTTCAGGAGCTTCCGCTTGTTGATTATATTCTGGTTCCAATCGGTGGAGGCGGACTTGCAACAGGTGTTTCCACACTTGCGAAGCTGTTAAATCCACATATCAAAGTCATTGGTGTGGAACCGGCAGGGGCTGCCTGCATGAAGGCTTCTCTGAAGAAGGGTGAGGTTGTGACTCTTCCGCACGTAAATACGATTGCTGACGGTACTGCCGTACAGACACCCGGAAAGAAAATCTTCCCGTATATCCAGAAGAATCTGGACGATATCATCACTATCGAGGATGATGAACTGATTGTTGCTTTCCTTGACATGGTTGAGAACCATAAGATGATCGTAGAGAATTCCGGTCTTCTGACAGTGGCAGCGCTTCGTCATCTGGATGTGAAGGGAAAGAAGATTGTTTCTATCTTAAGCGGTGGAAACATGGATGTTATTACCATGTCTTCTGTTGTTCAGCATGGTCTGATCCAGAGAGACAGAATCTTCACAGTATCTGTGCTCATTCCGGATAAGCCGGGCGAACTGGTACGTGTGGCAAGCGTGATCGCCAGAGCACAGGGCAATGTTATCAAGCTGGATCATAACCAGTTTGTAAGCACGAACAGAAATGCGGCAGTGGAACTTAAGATCACATTGGAGGCTTTTGGTACAGATCATAAGAATGAGATTGTTAAAGCTCTCGAAGATGCAGGATGCAGACCAAAGGTGATCCGCCCAAGTCTGTGA
- a CDS encoding nucleotidyltransferase domain-containing protein produces MPVTIKILLDQYTEILRKIYGSHLKTVILYGSYARGDYKADSDIDIMILLDLSDIDIKQYRHELSGETFDFNMDHDLDIKPIAKSQQHFQNWVDVYPFYANVKKEGVKLFDAA; encoded by the coding sequence ATGCCGGTAACAATAAAAATATTGTTGGATCAGTATACCGAAATATTACGGAAGATATATGGAAGTCATTTAAAGACAGTAATTTTATATGGATCCTATGCAAGGGGAGATTATAAGGCAGATTCTGATATAGATATAATGATTCTCCTGGACTTGTCAGACATAGATATTAAACAGTATCGCCATGAATTGTCAGGAGAAACTTTTGATTTCAATATGGATCATGACCTTGATATTAAACCGATAGCAAAAAGCCAACAGCATTTCCAGAACTGGGTTGATGTATACCCATTTTATGCGAATGTAAAGAAAGAAGGGGTGAAACTGTTTGATGCAGCCTAA
- a CDS encoding HEPN domain-containing protein: MQPNEKGTQKDLVLYRIETSKSDIKAAEILLAAKEFRGANNRAYYGIYHAISAVHALDGNAYKRHKDALANFNKNYVKTEIFPRKLGKKIVESEEIRHASDYDDFYIATREEAEEQIQTAKELVSRVEEYVQARWKKESEKTVRNAEYLDMIDRGIAQLSAGNGQEHELNETD; this comes from the coding sequence ATGCAGCCTAATGAAAAGGGAACGCAGAAAGATTTGGTATTGTATCGTATTGAAACCTCTAAAAGTGACATCAAAGCAGCTGAAATCCTTTTGGCAGCTAAAGAATTCCGTGGAGCAAATAACCGGGCATATTATGGGATTTACCATGCAATATCAGCTGTGCATGCGTTGGATGGCAATGCGTATAAAAGACATAAAGATGCTCTGGCGAATTTCAATAAGAATTATGTAAAAACGGAGATTTTTCCGAGAAAGCTTGGAAAGAAAATTGTTGAATCAGAAGAAATCCGTCATGCCAGTGATTATGATGATTTCTATATAGCGACAAGAGAAGAGGCTGAGGAACAGATCCAGACAGCAAAAGAGTTGGTATCACGTGTAGAAGAATATGTACAGGCAAGATGGAAGAAAGAGTCTGAAAAAACTGTTCGAAATGCGGAATACCTGGATATGATAGACAGAGGAATTGCTCAGTTATCAGCAGGCAATGGGCAGGAACATGAGCTGAACGAGACAGACTGA
- a CDS encoding HEPN domain-containing protein → MPSKAYKTFQKNLNQVNKLIETYNHELERNSGRGKKSLDHLTRAGLIFLCSSFEVYVESVTYETGNFITRKIYQPKKLPMEAKKTISDAVKKEKNDISPILFYDDWKEYYRKLIYYDIKKLNTPKVQNIQQLFKNYFGISENEIDDTAFPFKSLGDIISTRGDVAHNIYSEKYLRKGKLLEYVDTIKACVLEMDKLLYK, encoded by the coding sequence ATGCCATCAAAAGCGTATAAAACATTCCAAAAAAATCTTAATCAGGTGAATAAATTAATTGAAACATATAATCATGAATTGGAAAGAAACTCAGGAAGAGGAAAAAAGAGCCTTGATCATTTGACTAGGGCTGGATTGATTTTTTTATGTTCATCTTTTGAAGTATATGTAGAATCTGTTACTTACGAAACGGGGAATTTCATAACAAGAAAAATATATCAGCCTAAAAAATTGCCCATGGAAGCAAAGAAAACTATTTCAGATGCTGTGAAAAAAGAAAAAAATGATATTTCGCCAATTTTATTTTACGATGATTGGAAAGAATATTATAGAAAATTAATATATTATGATATTAAGAAATTAAATACACCAAAAGTACAGAATATACAACAGTTATTTAAAAATTATTTTGGAATTAGTGAAAATGAGATTGATGATACGGCATTTCCATTTAAATCTTTGGGTGATATTATTTCTACGAGGGGAGATGTTGCGCACAATATATATAGTGAAAAATATTTAAGGAAAGGTAAGTTATTAGAATATGTCGATACTATAAAAGCTTGTGTATTAGAAATGGATAAATTATTATATAAGTAA
- a CDS encoding helix-turn-helix domain-containing protein, with protein MKIDDIIRKCIEIPGISIKRSDFSAELLMKTKDGKGSMTFFPLFSGLTIAYIFVNSPTWVAPNFCEDSSIEKGPLLLNYCVTGRCEIVLNNENFVYVKDREISLTERFAQKQYVYPRRIYEGMELFVDTDTLTSESAWIKKEFGIDFHKIIELFCPDGNTYISTVAPEVEEILTKLWGLLDIAPPFSISQMKVYALALFSLMQNLNDIPPSQACTFFTETQVDIAKRVEKIITSDLRQHHPAWELAAQFSVSETSLKNYFRGVFGQNISFYLRECRMKRAAELLVSTTLSVAEIAEQVGYMNQSKFALVFKKRFSMSPLEYRRYRNLNS; from the coding sequence ATGAAGATTGATGATATTATAAGAAAATGTATTGAAATTCCTGGTATTTCAATAAAACGCAGTGATTTCAGCGCAGAACTACTTATGAAAACCAAAGATGGAAAAGGATCGATGACTTTTTTCCCGCTTTTCTCCGGGCTTACTATTGCTTATATCTTCGTAAATTCTCCTACATGGGTAGCACCCAATTTCTGTGAAGATAGCTCCATTGAAAAAGGTCCATTACTTCTAAACTATTGTGTAACCGGGCGTTGTGAGATTGTCTTGAATAACGAAAACTTTGTGTATGTGAAAGATAGAGAAATTTCTCTCACAGAGCGTTTCGCACAAAAACAATATGTCTATCCTCGCCGTATCTATGAAGGAATGGAACTTTTCGTTGATACTGATACGCTGACATCAGAAAGTGCATGGATAAAAAAAGAGTTCGGCATTGACTTTCACAAAATCATTGAACTTTTTTGCCCTGATGGTAATACCTATATTTCGACGGTTGCTCCTGAAGTCGAGGAAATATTGACGAAACTTTGGGGACTTTTGGATATTGCACCCCCATTTTCAATTTCTCAAATGAAGGTCTATGCTCTGGCATTATTTTCGCTGATGCAAAACCTTAACGATATTCCCCCATCACAAGCCTGCACATTCTTTACTGAAACGCAGGTAGATATCGCAAAACGTGTTGAAAAAATTATTACTTCTGATTTACGTCAACATCATCCAGCATGGGAATTAGCAGCGCAATTTTCTGTTAGTGAAACTAGCTTAAAAAATTATTTTCGAGGAGTTTTTGGTCAGAACATATCTTTTTATCTGCGTGAATGTAGAATGAAACGAGCTGCGGAATTACTTGTATCTACTACACTCTCTGTTGCAGAAATAGCAGAACAGGTCGGTTACATGAATCAAAGTAAATTTGCATTGGTTTTTAAAAAACGATTTTCTATGTCACCGTTAGAATATAGGCGATATAGAAATTTAAATTCATAA
- a CDS encoding MptD family putative ECF transporter S component, translated as MNNKLQAKDLINLGLFTVLYFVIGCCVAIPIGFVPIFLPILGALWSLITGIPFMLFLTRVKKFGMVTIMGILSGLLMGLTGMGFWGVPMGLIFGVLGDLILKSGGYKSAKKSLIGYAVFSLWMVGTYIPMYFMVEDSWTSFAASFGEEYADQVMAVMPMWSIVLVIAGIFVFAIFGGLLGKALLKKHFVKAGIV; from the coding sequence ATGAACAACAAGTTACAAGCAAAGGATCTGATTAACCTGGGTCTGTTCACCGTTCTCTACTTTGTGATTGGTTGTTGTGTCGCCATTCCTATTGGGTTTGTGCCTATCTTTTTGCCAATCCTCGGTGCCTTGTGGTCTTTGATTACAGGTATCCCCTTCATGCTGTTCCTGACAAGAGTAAAAAAATTCGGCATGGTTACGATTATGGGGATTTTGAGCGGTTTACTGATGGGCCTGACCGGCATGGGTTTCTGGGGTGTACCAATGGGTCTGATCTTTGGCGTTCTGGGAGATTTGATTTTGAAATCCGGCGGTTATAAAAGTGCTAAAAAGAGCCTGATTGGTTATGCGGTATTCAGTCTTTGGATGGTTGGTACATACATTCCGATGTATTTTATGGTAGAGGACTCCTGGACCAGTTTTGCGGCCAGCTTCGGTGAGGAATACGCTGACCAGGTGATGGCTGTCATGCCCATGTGGAGCATTGTTCTGGTAATTGCCGGAATTTTTGTCTTTGCAATTTTTGGCGGCCTGTTAGGTAAGGCGCTTCTGAAAAAACATTTTGTTAAAGCGGGAATTGTGTAA
- a CDS encoding energy-coupling factor transporter transmembrane component T, translating to MDGVSFSATTENRKGILLDPRTKLLLLLTITTLMFSTSNEGIMNIVKPCLSLVPFVLILSEHRFKTAGKYLLLYVACFALERIALVYLSGLLSFIVMAVTSIMTRFAPGIMTGAWLISSTSVSEFIGAMERMHITEKIVIPMSVIFRFFPTISEEYQAIRDAMKMRGIRFGGRHPLLMVEYRLVPLMVSVVKIGDELSAAALTRGLGAPVRRTNVCQIGFHFQDVVAALFCILCFIVFLLQKQLVF from the coding sequence ATGGACGGGGTATCATTCTCTGCGACGACTGAAAATAGAAAAGGGATATTGCTTGACCCTCGTACAAAGCTTCTGTTGTTGTTGACGATTACAACTCTGATGTTCAGCACCAGCAATGAGGGGATTATGAACATTGTCAAGCCCTGTTTAAGTCTTGTCCCTTTTGTACTGATTTTATCAGAACATCGCTTTAAAACAGCCGGAAAATATTTACTGCTCTATGTAGCCTGCTTTGCATTGGAACGGATTGCCCTTGTATATTTAAGCGGCTTGCTTTCTTTCATTGTGATGGCAGTTACATCCATTATGACACGGTTTGCGCCTGGCATCATGACTGGTGCATGGCTGATCTCCTCGACTTCCGTCAGCGAGTTTATCGGCGCTATGGAGCGTATGCACATCACAGAAAAAATCGTCATCCCCATGTCTGTGATTTTTCGCTTTTTCCCTACAATCAGCGAAGAATATCAGGCAATCCGGGATGCCATGAAAATGCGGGGTATCCGCTTCGGTGGGAGACATCCTTTGCTGATGGTGGAATACAGGCTGGTTCCTTTGATGGTATCCGTTGTAAAGATTGGTGACGAACTTTCTGCTGCTGCGTTGACACGGGGGCTGGGTGCCCCTGTTAGACGCACAAATGTATGCCAAATTGGTTTTCATTTTCAAGATGTAGTTGCCGCCCTATTCTGTATCCTCTGTTTTATTGTATTTCTGCTTCAGAAACAACTTGTCTTTTGA